A genomic segment from Desulfurella sp. encodes:
- a CDS encoding DNA polymerase domain-containing protein — MNIYEVRWDKNKDDWSKLLYIRLDTTDNLELIKRTRYNKHINEIKDNLELINAKNISFACIGSYKKYATKLDVIFDLFKFNKKEDGQYVFYYNTTPLSYDKIARIIIKASEFSHAGICAFDGYHFDFVIFKDVGKIMINKNTAFIVTSKKRLRLVDIKELISVSKDNTLEDACKTYGIEVGSDEKDYNTYRINYVKSMMLLAERFTEENMGFTQARTSRQYIPLNIKTFIPNKMNDKLDFIGGRVEIFQHYAPFAYVYDANSLYPNVLVHFQYPNVVVNRSTLAVLPKEEIDKMYKSQDLKSILKYYLSNGKSLKEMYELYISMFPILHVKLKGISKEFEEYKDILYRYFPFSYKDEHGRRYFRFQPDKEYQIQGYESLFLLMFDFEVSGNSFFCNMSDFPNKEKIEQLIKERERLKQEHSQGFHQYALKVISNSIFGSLGLRVDSVRHKSVHEISDIRNINIEKARIFAKVSAPLHAIATTSSARFFMYSIMLKILLHNYNIYYTDTDSIFTNIPPENFFQLVQNETIPFKYEAMLRDLYVILPKMYVYNNDSIVIKNKGIGNALQNTFAIQTLRTNLTIITKAIDINAIPRKIPENEHSWISVWNDKNLMLKETKLYSVLKEIEDKLYNKQYEPSEFEV; from the coding sequence ATGAATATCTATGAAGTAAGATGGGACAAAAACAAAGATGATTGGAGTAAATTGCTGTATATAAGGTTAGATACAACAGATAATTTAGAGTTAATTAAAAGAACTCGTTATAACAAGCATATTAATGAGATTAAAGACAACTTAGAGCTGATCAATGCAAAAAACATTTCCTTTGCTTGTATTGGGAGTTATAAAAAGTATGCTACTAAACTAGATGTTATATTTGATTTGTTTAAATTTAATAAAAAAGAAGATGGGCAATATGTATTTTATTACAATACTACACCACTAAGTTATGATAAGATAGCGAGGATTATTATTAAGGCATCAGAGTTTTCTCATGCAGGGATTTGTGCTTTCGATGGGTATCATTTTGATTTTGTAATTTTTAAAGATGTAGGCAAGATAATGATCAATAAAAATACAGCGTTTATTGTCACGTCTAAAAAAAGACTAAGATTAGTAGATATTAAAGAATTAATTAGTGTTAGCAAAGATAACACATTAGAAGATGCATGCAAAACATATGGGATTGAGGTAGGTAGTGATGAAAAAGATTACAATACATATAGAATAAACTATGTTAAATCTATGATGCTGTTAGCAGAGCGTTTCACTGAGGAGAATATGGGATTTACACAAGCAAGGACTTCTAGACAGTATATACCTCTTAATATTAAAACATTTATACCAAATAAAATGAACGATAAGTTAGATTTTATTGGTGGGAGAGTGGAGATCTTTCAACACTATGCTCCATTTGCTTATGTTTACGATGCTAACAGTTTATATCCTAATGTATTGGTGCATTTCCAATATCCTAATGTAGTTGTAAATAGAAGCACATTAGCAGTGTTGCCAAAAGAAGAAATTGATAAGATGTACAAAAGTCAAGATTTAAAATCTATTTTAAAGTATTATCTGTCAAACGGCAAGAGCCTCAAAGAAATGTATGAGTTATATATATCTATGTTTCCTATCTTACATGTTAAGTTAAAAGGCATATCAAAAGAATTTGAAGAATATAAGGATATTCTTTATAGATATTTTCCTTTTTCTTATAAAGATGAGCATGGAAGAAGATACTTTAGATTTCAGCCCGATAAAGAATATCAAATTCAAGGCTATGAGTCTTTGTTTTTGCTTATGTTTGACTTTGAAGTATCAGGTAATAGCTTTTTCTGCAATATGTCTGACTTCCCAAATAAAGAAAAGATTGAACAGTTGATAAAGGAAAGAGAACGCTTAAAACAAGAACATAGTCAAGGATTTCATCAATATGCGTTAAAAGTGATATCTAATTCTATATTTGGATCTCTAGGCTTAAGGGTTGACTCTGTTAGGCATAAGTCTGTGCACGAAATATCAGATATAAGAAATATCAACATAGAAAAAGCAAGAATATTTGCAAAAGTCTCTGCTCCTTTGCATGCTATTGCCACAACATCATCAGCTAGGTTCTTTATGTATTCTATTATGCTTAAAATACTCTTACACAATTACAATATATATTACACTGATACTGACTCAATTTTTACAAATATACCGCCTGAAAACTTTTTCCAGTTAGTCCAAAATGAAACTATACCATTTAAGTATGAAGCTATGCTAAGAGATTTGTATGTAATATTACCTAAAATGTATGTTTACAACAACGACAGCATCGTTATTAAGAATAAAGGTATAGGAAATGCACTGCAAAACACATTTGCTATTCAAACATTAAGGACAAACTTAACCATTATCACAAAAGCAATAGATATAAATGCTATTCCAAGGAAGATCCCAGAAAATGAACATAGTTGGATATCTGTATGGAACGATAAAAACCTTATGCTGAAAGAGACAAAACTCTATTCTGTCTTAAAAGAAATTGAAGATAAATTATACAACAAACAATACGAACCTTCAGAATTTGAGGTATGA